The Phaeacidiphilus oryzae TH49 region TCCGGAGGGCGCCGGGGCCGCGGGCTTCCGGGTGGACCTCGGCCCCGGTGCGGGCCACGGGCCCGGCTCCGGCGCCTCCGCCGCGCAGCCGGCGCCGTCGTCCCAGGCATCGGAGGGGGAGGAGCGCGGGGGCACCGCCCGGATCAACTTCCGCCTCTCCGAACAGCTGAAGGGCCGGATAGAGGAGGCCGCCCAGCGCTCCGGACTCTCCGTCAACTCCTGGCTCCAGCGCGCCGCGGCGGCTGCCCTGGAGGAGGACGGGGCGCCCCGCCGGGCGCGCCAGCTCCCCCGCGGCGGCGACCGGCTCACCGGCTGGATCCGCTGACGCCCCCGACCTCATCCCCCCGCGCCCAAGATTCCCTGGCGCCCTGACGCCCTTTCAGGAGAGACGAGCCCATCATGAGCACGCGGCAAGGCACCCCGCACTCCATCGAGCAGTCCTTCGAAACCCCGGGCCCGATCCGGCTCACCGCCGAGCTCGACGTGGGCGACCTGCGGATCGAGGCGAGCGAGCGGACCGACACCCTGGTCCGGATCACCCCGCGCGACCCCGAGCGGGAGACCGACGCCAAGGCCCTCTCCCAGAGCCTGGTCGAGCAGACGGCGGCCGGTCTGCTGGTCAAGACCCCGCGCCAGCGGTCCATCGGCCTCTTCTACAAACCCGGCATCCTCGACGTGCTGATCGAGCTGCCGATCGACTCGAC contains the following coding sequences:
- a CDS encoding single stranded DNA-binding domain-containing protein, with the protein product MDLTPHVENLRRELAVAADAGGEEARTLAERLTAPLESAVRLVLLDALAEAADEITRDLAPGSVELRLRGREPGFAVTPPAVPAPGFDYDFDYGPEGAGAAGFRVDLGPGAGHGPGSGASAAQPAPSSQASEGEERGGTARINFRLSEQLKGRIEEAAQRSGLSVNSWLQRAAAAALEEDGAPRRARQLPRGGDRLTGWIR